Sequence from the Candidatus Atribacteria bacterium ADurb.Bin276 genome:
TTCCCCCATTGAGGGGGGATTCAGGGGGGGTGTGACTTTTTCTTTTTTTGTTTATTCTTTTTTCACCAATATTGGTATTTTTAAGATAGACGTTCATGGTGCTTAGCAACACCAGATGAGGATGAAAATGAGTTAACCCCTCACCCAGACCCTCTCCCACTGGGGGGCGAGGGAAAAAAGAACAAAAAAATTTATAGCTCCTTCTCCCTTGATGGGAGAAGGTGAGGATGAGGGTGAAAGTCCAGGATGAGATTCTGGTTGGTTGCTCAATATGAGTTACCTATAAAAAATCATTCCTATATTTTCAGGAAAGACAATCATGCTGTTTTACAGCACCAGATGAGGATGAAAACCAGGGTTCGACATGCCAGAGTAGGTCGCTACATTAATTAAAGAATGGGCACAATACATTGTGCCCCTGCGTTTTTTTAATTCTTTAGTAGGGGGCTTGATTTATCATGCCCGTGTATTTTCAGGATAGAAAAGGAGGTAAATTCCAATTTGCTTACTCTTGATAAAAAATTAGAAATGTATCGGCAAATGATTACGATTCGTTTGTTCGAAGAACAAGCTGAATTGTTGTACATTGAAGGAAAGATTTTTGGGACTTTCCATCTTTATGTTGGTGAAGAGGCGGTAGCGGTTGGTGCTTGTGCCGCTTTACAACCTGACGATTTTATTACCTCTACCCATCGAGGCCATGGGCATTGTATTGCAAAAGGAGCCGATGTAAAACGCATGATGGCAGAATTAATGGCCAAAGATACTGGATATTGCCATGGAGTTGGAGGTTCGATGCATATTGCCGATGTAGAAAAAGGAAATTTAGGGGCCAACGGTGTGGTAGGTGGTGGTATTCCTATTGCTACCGGTGCAGCATTAGGGTGTAAGCTGCAAAAAAATGGGAAGGTGGTTATCTGTTTTTTCGGAGACGGAGCCTCAAACACTGGTACTTTCCATGAATCGATAAATATGGGATCTGCTTTCAAACTTCCAGTCGTGTATTTATGTGAAAATAATCAATATGCAATGTCAACTTCGGTTAAATATTCTGTGGCGATAGATGATATCTCCGAGCGTTCCAAAGCTTATGGGATTCCTGGAGTGACCATAAATGGAAATAAAGTTCTTGAGGTGTATGAAGCAGTAAGCCTGGCTATTGAACGAGCTCGGGAAGGGAAAGGGCCAACTCTTATTGAAGCGAAAACCTATCGCTGGAAAGGTCATTCTAAAAGTGATAAAAATGTTTATCGGACTAAAGAAGAGATAAAAAGTTGGAAAGCTCGTTGTCCTATTCAATCTTTTCGCCAGTATCTTATCAACGATGAAGGTATTAAAGAAGATATTTTAGGAAACATCGATGTCGAAGTTGAAAAGCTTATCCAGGAATCGGTTCAATATGCTGAGCAAAGTCCAGAACCGGATTTAGAAGCGGTGAGGAGGATGGTTTATGCCTGATCGAGTGATTACTTATTCTGAAGCCATCCGGGAAGCATTGCGTGAAGAGCTAAAAAATGATCCTCGGGTTTTTTTAATGGGGGAAGATATTGGTATTTATGGTGGTGCCTTTGCTGTTACCCTTGGTTTATATGAAGAGTTTGGTCCAGAACGGGTCATTGATACTCCAATTTCGGAAGCAGCCATAATTGGTGCTGCTGCCGGGGCTTCTTTAGTGGGAATGCGAACAGTCGCCGAAATCCAATTTTCAGATTTTATTGCCATTGGTATGGATCAATTGGTCAACCAGGCGGCAAAAATTCGTTTTATGTTTGGTGGAAAAGCGGCAGTACCTATGGTGGTTAGAGCTCCCATTGGTTCGGGTACTGGAGCAGCAGCTCAACATTCTCAAAGCCAGGAAGCCTGGTATGCTCACGTGCCGGGATTAAAAGTAGTTTTACCTTCAAATCCTGCTGATGCCAAAGGGCTTTTAAAAAGTGCTATACGAGATGATAATCCGGTTATTTT
This genomic interval carries:
- the acoA_3 gene encoding Acetoin:2,6-dichlorophenolindophenol oxidoreductase subunit alpha, coding for MLTLDKKLEMYRQMITIRLFEEQAELLYIEGKIFGTFHLYVGEEAVAVGACAALQPDDFITSTHRGHGHCIAKGADVKRMMAELMAKDTGYCHGVGGSMHIADVEKGNLGANGVVGGGIPIATGAALGCKLQKNGKVVICFFGDGASNTGTFHESINMGSAFKLPVVYLCENNQYAMSTSVKYSVAIDDISERSKAYGIPGVTINGNKVLEVYEAVSLAIERAREGKGPTLIEAKTYRWKGHSKSDKNVYRTKEEIKSWKARCPIQSFRQYLINDEGIKEDILGNIDVEVEKLIQESVQYAEQSPEPDLEAVRRMVYA
- the bfmBAB_2 gene encoding 2-oxoisovalerate dehydrogenase subunit beta, with translation MPDRVITYSEAIREALREELKNDPRVFLMGEDIGIYGGAFAVTLGLYEEFGPERVIDTPISEAAIIGAAAGASLVGMRTVAEIQFSDFIAIGMDQLVNQAAKIRFMFGGKAAVPMVVRAPIGSGTGAAAQHSQSQEAWYAHVPGLKVVLPSNPADAKGLLKSAIRDDNPVIFLEHKLLYKTKGVVPEEEYLIPIGKADVKRSGADLTIIGYSNLIPKSLQAAEKLAQEGIDVEVLDLRSLRPLDTEAIAQSIQKTHRALVVYEAPQLGGFGAEVAAFIGEKCFDDLDSPVMRLGGLEMPPPYNPRLEKQLVPQVEDIVNGVRRLMKG